The DNA region ACGCCGGACGAGGTCAGCACCTCGCCGAGTGGCTGGCGCTCCTGAAGCACGCGCTCCAGGTCCGCCGGCGCAAGATCGCCCCGCTCCACGAGAATCTCGCCCAGCAGCTTGTAGTCGGCCCGGTCGTCGAAGTCACCGTCCTGGTCGATTGTCTCGATTTTCAGGTCGCAGTCATCCTCCACGAAGATGAAGACGTCGCGGATGGCGTCAAGACCGTGGGTCGTCGTCAGAATCACGTCCCACCAGGCGTAGCACCGCTCCGGATCGATCTCCTCCAGCTCCGGCACGTTCTCCATGTGCGCATACGTGTGGCATGCCCCGAGCTCGGAAAGCTCCACGATGAGCGACAACGGGTTGGTGCCGCTGTAGAAGATGCTCTCCTCCGGCCTGAAGCGGATGCGGAAGGTGGCCGGCGTACTCTCTTCCACGTCCTGAGGTTCGGCAGCGGCAGTCGCCTCGGCATTGTCCTGAGCGATCGAACCAGGAACCAAGGCCCTCAGGCCGACGGTCACGGCGTTGGTGCGCTCCAGGTCCACGGCGTCCCCTGTGTCGGCGCAGTCCAGCAGGTAGGCGATGGTGTCGCGTGCGGCCAGGGTGAGGTCCAGAAGCTCCTTGGTCACAGCCATCTGGCCGTTGCGCACATGGTCGAAGACAGTCTCCACATCGTGGGTAAAGGCGGCGATGTCGTCGAAGCCGAACATGGCGCCGGAGCCCTTCACGGTGTGCATGGCGCGGAACACCCGATCCACGAGATCATGGTCGTCGGGGTTCTCCTCCAGCTCCAGGAGCGCGGATTCCAGCTCGGTCAGGAGCTCCGTGGCCTCTTCACGGAAGGCTTGTCTGTTGATGTCGTCTTGCGTCATGTTACCCCATTCCCCTTGAAACCGGGAACGGCCGGAGCCGGCCCGACCGGATGTCGGCTATCGCAGCACCTTGTTCACTACAGCCAGCAGTTGATCCGGCTTGAACGGCTTGACGATCCAACCTGTGGCCCCGGCGCTCTTGCCCTCCTGCTTCTTGCCTGCCTGGGATTCCGTGGTCAGCATGATGACAGGAATAAACTTGTACTGCGCCTTGGCTCGAACGTTCTTGATGAGGGTAATGCCATCCATGTTGGGCATGTTCAGATCGGTAATGATCATGTCCACCGGGCCGTTCAGTTTATTCAGCGCATCCTG from Oceanidesulfovibrio marinus includes:
- a CDS encoding response regulator, with the translated sequence MAKTIMTVDDSASVRQMVAFTLKNAGFNVIEAQDGQDALNKLNGPVDMIITDLNMPNMDGITLIKNVRAKAQYKFIPVIMLTTESQAGKKQEGKSAGATGWIVKPFKPDQLLAVVNKVLR